Proteins from one Podospora pseudoanserina strain CBS 124.78 chromosome 1, whole genome shotgun sequence genomic window:
- a CDS encoding hypothetical protein (EggNog:ENOG503PAHQ; COG:S), with protein MAISIGPLPISPVSSSHSPPSRKDEMLSRSYSEPIPLPRRFSILKERLVSGKESTLVPSWQRLIQSLSDEVDLVSSLGSQAVPTIDFSNIKKPGVAEVFREGLRQRGVAIIRNVIPRGTAEDLYQGAMGYLDENAEKRPRTPQESDLQELYWSAAQIKARGHPNVLEAQRFVMGLWTSKDPKARVTTNFPITYADRIRTGQKTADTRSPAAAHIDGGSVERWETDGYGRAGTYNEIFQGQWEDYNPWESSTRLTVTSDLYHKAGACSIFRMYQGWLALSPGPSSMRVCPLLKHATAYFLLRPFFSPSSSSSSSPETENWAFTPTNSILHGALPSYAQEINSSIHPHLQLRRSLIDIPDLSPGDYLIWHPDLIHSITSSSPTPSASVMYLPCVPLTQTNALYLSRQRKSFLLGCPGPDFFDGCGYGSGHGRGEAHYIGRPGVQEISDAGGEEGLRAMGLLPWDEEEADTDFEREVLAMANGILFPDLYDMY; from the exons ATGGCCATTTCTATAGGGCCTCTTCCGATCTCCCCAGTCTCCTCGAGCCATTCACCCCCGTCGAGAAAGGATGAGATGCTTTCACGATCATACTCCGAGCCAATACCCCTCCCGCGGCGGTTTAGTATCCTGAAGGAAAGATTAGTATCCGGAAAGGAATCGACACTTGTGCCCTCATGGCAGCGCCTGATACAGAGCCTCTCGGACGAGGTTGATCTTGTATCATCTTTGGGGTCACAGGCTGTCCCCACCATCGACTTTtccaacatcaagaaaccCGGGGTGGCCGAGGTCTTCCGGGAAGGCCTTCGACAGAGAGGCGTTGCTATCATACGCAATGTGATACCACGGGGTACTGCGGAGGACTTGTACCAAGGAGCTATGGGGTATCTTGACGAAAATGCAGagaaaaggccaaggacTCCTCAGGAATCTGACCTACAGGAACTGTATTGGAGTGCAGCTCAGATCAAGGCAAGGGGACACCCCAATGTCTTGGAAGCTCAACGTTTTGTCATGGGGTTATGGACTTCGAAAGATCCAAAGGCGAGGGTGACCACGAATTTCCCGATCACTTATGCCGACCGAATCAGGACAGGTCAAAAGACGGCAGACACGAGGTCCCCCGCGGCAGCTCATATTGATGGCGGCAGTGTGGAAAGATGGGAGACGGACGGGTATGGAAGGGCAGGCACCTACAATGAGATATTCCAGGGGCAATGGGAAGATTACAACCCATGGGAG AGCAGCACCCGTCTGACAGTAACCTCGGACCTCTACCACAAAGCCGGCGCATGCTCCATCTTCAGAATGTACCAAGGCTGGCTCGCCTTATCTCCGGGGCCCTCCTCCATGCGCGTCTGTCCTTTGCTCAAGCACGCAACAGcttacttcctcctccgccctttcttctccccctcttcttcttcctcctcctccccggaAACAGAAAACTGGGCATTCACACCCACAAACTCCATCCTCCACggcgccctcccctcctacGCCCAGGAAATAAACTCGtccatccacccccacctccagCTCCGCCGCTCCCTAATCGACATCCCCGACCTCTCCCCAGGCGACTACCTAATCTGGCACCCCGACCTCATCCACTCcatcacctcttcctcccccaccccctcagcAAGCGTGATGTACCTCCCCTGCGTGCCCCTAACCCAAACAAACGCCCTCTACCTCTCCCGCCAGCGGAAATCTTTTCTCCTCGGCTGCCCCGGCCCAGATTTCTTTGACGGGTGCGGCTACGGGAGCGGTCACGGCAGGGGAGAAGCACACTACATTGGCCGTCCAGGCGTCCAAGAAATAAGCGACgccggcggggaggaagggcTTCGGGCGATGGGTCTGCTGCCttgggacgaggaggaggcggataCGGAttttgagagggaggtgcTCGCCATGGCGAACGGGATCTTGTTCCCTGACTTGTATGACATGTATTGA
- a CDS encoding hypothetical protein (EggNog:ENOG503P9SB), whose amino-acid sequence MSVLMLRRPSRSATDRAYSTGSHETIKMRLPSLLAVWAIVASSMAVARPIVCPDLKRDLILKGELAPEACCSYGRCLGDVVIAMA is encoded by the exons ATGTCTGTCTTAATGCTTCGCCGTCCCTCCCGCTCGGCGACTGACAGGGCGTACTCGACAGGATCCCATGAGACCA TCAAGATGCGACTCCCTTCTCTCCTCGCCGTCTGGGCCATCGTGGCAAGCAGCATGGCCGTAGCAAGACCAATTGTCTGCCCAGAT CTAAAACGTGACCTTATCCTCAAAGGCGAGCTCGCTCCAGAAGCTTGCTGCTCCTATGGTCGATGCCTGGGGGACGTGGTGATAGCCATGGCTTGA
- the YET3 gene encoding Endoplasmic reticulum transmembrane protein 3 (COG:U; EggNog:ENOG503NZWT; BUSCO:EOG09264XKX), which translates to MTLYYTLVFMLLVAEMALFMLLVVPLPFTMRRKLFTFISENPIVAKVQYWLKITFVFILILFIDSVNRVYRVQVELAAATEGNNGQSATAIMGHERLEVQARKFYSQRNMYLCGFTLFLSLILNRTYIMILETLRLEEKVKLYEGSEKNTKQAEKLAQAGDAGEIARLKREIKLRDQDIATLKKQSEGLHREYDELAERYGATQENGKLSKKDK; encoded by the exons ATGACGCTCTACTACACCTTG GTCTTTATGCTACTAGTAGCAGAGATGGCCTTGTTCATGCTCTTGGTCGTCCCACTGCCATTTACGATGCGCAGGAAGCTCTTTAC CTTCATTTCCGAGAATCCGATTGTCGCAAAAGTACAATACTGGCTCAAGATCACATttgtcttcatcctcatcctgtTCATCGACAGCGTAAATCGTGTCTACCGCGTCCAGGTCGAGCTTGCCGCCGCAACTGAGGGTAACAATGGACAAAGCGC AACTGCCATAATGGGACACGAGCGTCTCGAAGTCCAGGCCCGCAAGTTTTACTCGCAGCGCAACATGTACCTCTGCGGCTTCACCCTCTTCTtgtccctcatcctcaaccgcACCTACATCATGATCCTCGAGACGCTCCgcctggaggagaaggtcaagCTGTACGAGGGCTCCGAGAAGAACACCAAGCAAGCCGAGAAGCTCGCACAggctggtgatgctggtgagATTGCGcggttgaagagggagatcAAGCTTCGTGATCAAGACATTGCTACCCTCAAGAAGCAGTCCGAGGGTTTGCACAGGGAGTATGACGAGTTGGCCGAGAGATATGGTGCCACGCAGGAGAATGGCAAGCTTTCCAAGAAGGACAAATAG
- a CDS encoding hypothetical protein (EggNog:ENOG503Q3GS; COG:S), producing MGSSTIPSADNITDSEFHEYLSRYPACLEAISKSKGTKEGQKSLSELDAYRYGEALEQFGQEKPKQMTIEDVKLLVEWKLRYGKFRPSLMKLVSSNDPKTLKETIRKAVAHYHQAKKQWPQALDILTQLKGIGPATASLLLAVHAPDNIIFFADEAFYWLEYDGSKGPIKYNKNEYSQLTLKAQALAKRLGVRAVDIEKVAFAIMRGDHTQASGKAAATAEKAEENDKGAATDQEDKPATKTEPEEKTTKSKPPAKRKTSGDNADTNVPIRRSKRGKQA from the exons ATGGGAAGCTCGACCATCCCGTCTGCGGATAATATAACCGACAGCGAATTTCATGAGTACCTTAGCAGATACCCGGCCTGTCTTGAGGCTATTTCCAAAAGCAAAGGCA CCAAAGAAGGCCAAAAGTCTCTGTCTGAGCTTGATGCCTATCGATATGGCGAAGCCCTTGAGCAGTTTGGCCAGGAAAAGCCCAAACAAATGACAATTGAAGATGTCAAATTGCTGGTCGAATGGAAGCT TCGCTATGGGAAATTCAGACCCTCTCTCATGAAGCTCGTTTCATCAAACGATCCCAAGACTTTGAAAGAGACGATACGAAAGGCCGTAGCTCATTACCaccaggccaagaagcagtgGCCTCAGGCCCTGGATATTCTCACTCAGCTCAAGGGCATCGGGCCGGCCACCGCCTCGCTACTACTTGCTGTTCACGCTCCAGATAACATCATCTTTTTTGCCGATGAGGCCTTTTATTGGCTGGAGTATGATGGGTCCAAGGGACCCATCAAGTACAACAAGAACGAGTACTCCCAGTTGACTCTGAAAGCCCAGGCCTTGGCGAAGAGGCTTGGTGTGAGAGCCGTCGATATAGAAAAGGTGGCTTTTGCCATTATGAGGGGCGACCATACCCAAGCCTCTGGAAAGGCGGCTGCCACGGCGGAAAAGGCAGAGGAGAACGACAAGGGAGCGGCAACGGACCAGGAAGACAAGCCGGCAACCAAAACAGAGCCCGAAGAGAAAACCACCAAGTCTAAGCCACCGGCCAAAAGGAAGACTTCCGGTGACAATGCCGACACTAACGTCCCTATCCGCCGTTCCAAACGAGGGAAACAAGCTTAG
- a CDS encoding hypothetical protein (EggNog:ENOG503P6S6; COG:S) produces the protein MGGGNGAKAAQKRARNAKDAAPKAASQLKSNEKAMNIICNICKQTFLSTSRKPQLEQHSSSGKHAGKHTFEQCFPEYKE, from the exons ATGGGTGGAGGTAAC GGAGCCAAGGCCGCGCAGAAGCGTGCCCGCAACGCAAAGGATGCTGCCCCCAAGGCCGCTTCTCAGCTCAAGAGT AACGAGAAGGCCATGAACATCATCTGCAACATCTGCAAGCAGACCTTCCTCTCGACCTCCCGCAAGCCCCAGCTCGAGCAGCActccagcagcggcaagCACGCCGGGAAGCACACGTTTGAGCAGTGCTTCCCCGAGTACAAGGAGTAG
- the lad1 gene encoding L-arabinitol 4-dehydrogenase (COG:Q; EggNog:ENOG503NUZ0): MSTTMTTTKVKASKANIGVFTNPGHDLWIDSAEPSLESVQQGSPELKEGEVTVAIRSTGICGSDVHFWKHGCIGPMIVTCDHVLGHESAGEIIAVHPSVKTLQVGDRVAIEPQVICNECEPCLTGRYNGCEKVDFLSTPPVAGLLRRYVNHKAVWCHKIGDMSYEDGAMLEPLSVALAGMQRAGVRLGDPVLICGAGPIGLITLLCCQAAGACPLVITDIDEGRLKFAKEIAPGVVTVKVEPGLSVEQQAERIVKEGFNGIEPAIALECTGVESSIGAAIWAMKFGGKVFVIGVGRNEIQIPFMRASVREVDLQFQYRYSNTWPRAIRLVQSKVLDMSRLVTHRFPLEEALKAFNTASDPKTGAIKVQIQSLD, from the exons AtgtcgacgacgatgacaacaacaaaagtaAAGGCCTCCAAGGCCAACATTGGTGTCTTCACCAACCCTGGCCATGACCTCTGGATCGACTCTGCTGAACCAAGCTTGGAAAGCGTCCAGCAAGGCAGCCCAGAGCtcaaagaaggggaggtgaCAGTTGCCATCAGAAGCACGGGTATCTGCGG CTCCGACGTCCACTTCTGGAAGCACGGCTGTATTGGCCCTATGATCGTAACCTGTGACCACGTCCTCGGTCACGAATCCGCCGGTGAGATCATCGCCGTCCACCCCTCCGTCAAGACCCTCCAAGTCGGAGACCGCGTAGCCATCGAGCCCCAGGTCATCTGTAACGAGTGCGAGCCCTGCCTCACCGGCAGATACAATGGGTGCGAGAAGGTCGACTTCCTGTCTACACCTCCAGTGGCAGGCTTGTTAAGACGGTATGTCAACCACAAGGCTGTCTGGTGCCACAAGATTGGGGATATGAGCTATGAGGACGGGGCGATGCTCGAGCCGCTGAGCGTAGCTTTGGCTGGCATGCAGAGGGCGGGTGTGAGGCTGGGAGATCCGGTGTTGATTTGCGGGGCGGGGCCGATTGGGTTGATTACGCTGCTTTGTTGCCAGGCGGCAGGGGCGTGTCCGTTGGTCATCACGGATATTGATGAGGGGAGGTTAAAGTTTGCAAAGGAGATCgcgccgggggtggtgacggtgaagGTTGAGCCTGGGTTGAGCGTGGAACAGCAGGCGGAGAGGATTGTCAAGGAGGGGTTCAATGGTATCGAGCCGGCGATTGCATTGGAGTGTACCGGCGTTGAGAGCTCGATTGGGGCGGCCATCTGGGCCATGAAGTTTGGAGGCAAGGTGTTTGTAattggggtggggaggaacGAGATTCAGATTCCGTTTATGAGGGCGAGCGTGAGGGAGGTTGATTTGCAGTTTCAGTATCGGTATAGCAACACCTGGCCGAGGGCGATTAGGTTGGTGCAGAGCAAGGTGCTGGATATGTCGAGGTTGGTTACGCATAGGTTTCCtctggaggaggcgctgaAGGCGTTTAATACGGCGAGTGATCCGAAGACGGGGGCGATCAAGGTGCAGATTCAAAGCTTGGATTAG
- the NAN1 gene encoding NET1-associated nuclear protein 1 (EggNog:ENOG503NZTE; COG:S; BUSCO:EOG09262E3Q), translating to MPSKTDTNGDSASLKKRKREPKDDSAQAQQKKHRRKTEQEKADALNGEGANQTSHTDDTSLQPINGHSGLPGVSSQSQWKVQPPMGGRMLNIDPVFSPDEKFLIITYNTSIQVFSTESSLPIRRIPIPLTETDSENATTPAHIVATSLSKTQGAYIWVACSDGRIWNINWRLGTGSDTPFTITSSNLVDMSVDAIDLPNSKIDVLLVLQNTSPTSAQVVAHTRESLLEGKGEGLLLHSFDQSPQMLRFAASGRLIVAATKTALHIGYFKASKVASIDTLKFDFHSFDLPDIISCLDVHPVLKDKKLIRADVVVGCARGAIYLYNDVLSGIAERTLQPTKLHWHRRAVHSVKLSRDGNYLISGGAETVLVLWQIDAGRTETLPHLSATIENITISPRGASYAVHLDDNSTMVLSTAEMKPTMYVSGIQSLVLEETPSKESLVRRVWRSADEISAPVVATSNPRNPSQMFLCVGNGQQATQGAGTTVSAPLVQVFDLASFQGVSKHAIARTSSTEANITRDGQPIMEPTATSLSFSKDGKWLASIDEWQPPERDTAAFLTGSKTVAEAARQRKEIYLKFWEVHEDNSLELVTRVNEAHHTDLPQAIFDVASDPVSSRFATIGNDGVVRFWSTQYRIRDGLAVKGHDGEPLRSWHCSRAVTLPVREKQEDLVEETRKVFRSGAVAYSEDGSILFAAYRVSTEGLVVAIDTQTGTIRDVISGIIRGEVRSIQSMGSCLILLSEDIAVYDTVSDELLYSYKLKDTSLAAKRLTQLAVNHQSRTFALAAPIPHPRQDKLKKGARSELTVFSLDDQEPQLVQQFPHLITSVLAAPGSSGFVVVDSAAQIWAVTDAVEQPLILKPMDHMTMDDTVETQPVQDALVLQDEEVSDEEMEDADPMEVDDDDHAAVVAQQHVVQAFNVAPTFALAPLDGSFSQLAAMWCAKPTSSE from the exons ATGCCGTCAAAAACAGATACCAACGGCGATAGCGCCTCGTTGAAAAAGCGGAAACGTGAACCAAAAGACGACTCGGCACAAgcgcagcagaagaagcaccGTCGCAAAACAGAACAGGAGAAGGCAGATGCGTTGAACGGGGAAGGAGCCAACCAAACAAGCCACACAGACGACACAAGCCTTCAGCCGATAAATGGACATTCAGGCTTGCCAGGTGTATCGTCACAGTCACAGTGGAAGGTCCAACCCCCAATGGGCGGCCGGATGCTCAACATTGATCCCGTCTTTTCCCCAGACGAGAA GTTTCTCATAATAACCTACAATACTTCGATCCAAGTATTTTCCACCGAAAGCTCCCTGCCGATCCGCCGTATCCCTATCCCATTGACAGAGACGGACAGCGAAAATGCGACCACACCAGCCCATATCGTGGCCACATCGCTGTCCAAGACTCAGGGAGCCTACATTTGGGTTGCCTGCTCTGATGGCCGTATCTGGAACATCAATTGGAGATTAGGCACTGGATCTGACACCCCATTCACCATCACTTCCAGCAACCTTGTCGATATGTCTGTCGATGCGATTGACCTTCCCAATTCCAAAATCGATGTGCTTCTCGTCCTTCAGAATACTAGTCCTACCTCTGCGCAAGTCGTCGCCCATACGAGGGAGAGCCTGTtagaagggaaaggggaggggttgcttCTTCACAGTTTCGATCAAAGTCCTCAGATGCTTCGGTTCGCTGCTAGTGGGAGACTGATTGTTGCCGCTACGAAAACGGCTTTGCACATTGGCTACTTCAAGGCGAGCAAGGTCGCTTCCATCGACACGCTAAAATTCGACTTCCACTCTTTCGACCTTCCCGATATCATCAGCTGTCTGGATGTTCATCCTGTATTGAAGGACAAGAAACTCATCAGAGCTGATGTGGTCGTTGGTTGCGCTCGGGGTGCCATCTACTTGTACAATGATGTATTGTCTGGAATTGCAGAGCGCACCTTGCAGCCTACGAAGCTCCATTGGCATCGGAGAGCTGTTCATAGCGTTAAGTTGTCTAGAGATG GAAACTATCTCATCTCTGGTGGCGCCGAAACTGTCTTGGTTCTTTGGCAGATTGATGCCGGTCGGACGGAAACTCTTCCTCATCTGTCAGCAACCATCGAAAACATCACCATTTCGCCGCGCGGTGCATCGTACGCCGTCCATCTCGACGACAATTCCACCATGGTTCTTTCGACTGCTGAGATGAAGCCGACCATGTATGTTTCTGGCATCCAGTCTCTTGTGCTAGAAGAGACGCCTTCGAAGGAATCCTTGGTTCGTCGTGTCTGGCGGTCAGCTGATGAAATCTCGGCTCCCGTGGTGGCCACATCCAATCCGCGCAACCCTTCTCAGATGTTCCTGTGTGTTGGAAACGGGCAGCAGGCTACACAGGGAGCCGGGACAACTGTATCCGCTCCTCTTGTTCAGGTCTTTGACCTTGCTTCATTTCAGGGTGTGTCTAAGCACGCGATTGCACGCACCAGCTCTACAGAGGCCAATATCACAAGGGATGGCCAGCCAATTATGGAGCCAACGGCCACAAGTCTCTCCTTTTCTAAAGACGGGAAGTGGTTGGCGTCGATCGATGAGTGGCAACCCCCCGAAAGGGACACGGCCGCTTTCTTGACTGGGTCCAAGACTGTTGCCGAGGCTGCTCGGCAAAGGAAGGAGATCTACCTCAAGTTCTGGGAGGTTCATGAGGATAACTCACTTGAGCTGGTTACCAGGGTCAATGAGGCGCATCACACCGATCTTCCTCAAGCTATCTTCGATGTTGCCAGCGACCCAGTTTCCTCCAGGTTTGCGACCATTGGAAACGATGGTGTGGTACGGTTCTGGTCTACACAGTACCGCATCCGAGACGGTCTTGCGGTCAAAGGACATGATGGGGAACCACTTCGCAGCTGGCACTGCTCTCGCGCTGTCACGCTCCCTGTGCGTGAAAAGCAAGAAGACCTGGTTGAGGAGACCAGAAAGGTGTTCCGCAGTGGCGCGGTCGCCTACTCTGAAGACGGTTCGATCCTCTTTGCCGCCTACCGGGTCTCTACCGAGgggcttgttgttgccattgaCACACAAACCGGTACGATTCGGGATGTTATCTCAGGTATCATCCGCGGAGAAGTCCGTAGCATCCAGAGTATGGGTTCGTGCTTGATCTTGCTATCCGAGGACATTGCCGTTTACGACACGGTATCAGACGAGCTGCTGTACAGCTACAAGCTCAAGGATACTTCTCTCGCCGCCAAACGCCTTACTCAACTGGCCGTCAACCACCAGTCACGGACGTTCGCCCTGGCGGCACCTATCCCACACCCTCGGCAGGACAAGCTGAAGAAAGGTGCCAGATCTGAGCTGACGGTTTTCTCACTTGATGACCAGGAACCACAACTGGTGCAACAATTCCCTCATCTCATCACATCTGTATTGGCTGCTCCGGGGTCATCTGGTttcgtggtggttgattcCGCGGCTCAGATCTGGGCTGTGACCGACGCTGTCGAGCAGCCACTGATCCTCAAGCCTATGGACCACATGACCATGGATGACACAGTTGAGACGCAACCTGTGCAGGATGCGTTGGTCTTGCAGGATGAAGAAGTCAGCGATgaagagatggaggatgcggatccgatggaggtggatgacGACGATCATGCAGCCGTTGTAGCCCAACAGCACGTGGTCCAAGCCTTCAACGTCGCGCCCACATTCGCACTCGCCCCTCTTGACGGCAGCTTCTCCCAACTGGCGGCGATGTGGTGCGCGAAGCCCACCTCCTCGGAGTGA
- a CDS encoding hypothetical protein (EggNog:ENOG503NW5I; COG:Q), translated as MSFTSIPILDLAQASDPATKPQFLAELRHALMEVGFLYLKNVGIPDELFKQVIREGKAFFDIPEEEKLKIEMKNAPSFLGYSRLSAEITAGGIDHREQIDLSTEHPLPGPDAPLYDNLLAPNQWPSSSILPNFRETFTEYMNRMGEISISFTSLIAEAIDLPPDAFNKYFDGPGFGGRQNQTQQHKLKIVKYPDVGTLGSGKGNQGVGPHKDSMLSSYLLQASQHRGLQVQNMRGEWIDCPPIDGTLVVAIGQGLEALTQGVCVSTTHRVLSPEAGKGARYSIPFFQGVSGDAEFEDLENVGVGQVKEEIKELRRRVLEKNGGRLDDVEFTFRKGGVAKTLGEATLRNRVKSHQDVGEIWYPDILESVRAEQAALARKKSPVVEAVPIVGEGTAVEAH; from the exons ATGTCCTTTacatccatccccatcctcgacctGGCTCAGGCCTCAGACCCAGCGACGAAACCGCAGTTCCTCGCCGAGCTGCGCCATGCCCTCATGGAAGTCGGGTTTTTGTATCTTAAAAACGTCGGCATCCCAGATGAGCTCTTCAAACAAGTCATCCGCGAGGGCAAAGCCTTTTTTGACATTcccgaagaagaaaa ACTCAAAATCGAAATGAAAAACGCCCCCTCCTTCCTGGGCTACTCCCGTCTCTCTGCCGAGATCACCGCCGGTGGGATCGACCACCGCGAGCAGATCGACTTGTCTACTgagcaccccctccccggccccGACGCCCCCTTATacgacaacctcctcgcgCCTAACCAGTGGCCCTCTTCATCCATCTTGCCCAACTTCCGGGAGACATTCACCGAGTACATGAACCGCATGGGGGAGATATCCAtttccttcacctccctcatcgccgagGCCATCGACCTCCCTCCCGACGCATTCAACAAGTACTTTGACGGCCCTGGCTTCGGCGGGAGACAAAACCAAACGCAGCAGCACAAGCTCAAGATTGTAAAGTACCCCGACGTGGGCACGTTGGGGAGCGGGAAGGGAAATCAAGGGGTTGGGCCGCACAAGGATAGTATGCTGAGTAGTTACTTGCTGCAGGCTAGTCAGCACAGGGGATTGCAGGTGCAGAAtatgaggggggagtggattGATTGCCCTCCTATTGACGGGACGCTTGTCGTGGCGATAGGGCAGGGGCTGGAGGCGCTCACTCAGGGGGTTTGTGTGAGTACTACGCACAGGGTCTTGTCTCCGGAGGCGGGCAAAGGGGCGAGGTATAGCATTCCTTTCTTTCAGGGCGTGAGCGGGGACGCAGAGTTTGAGGATTTGGAGAATGTGGGGGTGGGacaggtgaaggaggagatcaaggaactgaggaggagggtgctggagaagaatgGGGGAAGgttggatgatgttgagTTTACGTTTaggaagggaggggtggcCAAGACGTTGGGGGAGGCGACGTTGAGGAACCGGGTCAAGAGCCATCAGGATGTGGGTGAGATTTGGTATCCGGACATTTTGGAGAGCGTGAGGGCTGAGCAGGCTgcgttggcgaggaagaagagtcCCGTCGTGGAGGCGGTGCCCATTGTAGGCGAGGGGACGGCTGTGGAGGCTCATTAA
- the ATP20 gene encoding ATP synthase subunit G atp20 (COG:C; EggNog:ENOG503P5ST) translates to MSFALLSRRSALTMGRQMVRFESSATQKAAETAKQTATKAQAQAAELSAKAQEGLSRVTAAAGPAITNAAKNVSGALGKVGGPTGRLVAFVESKTPALVYYTKVGIEVAKIVFRGQSMSPPSVSTFQTYFQNLWKQLQTPGPFFSQLAKSLNPQQVRNLSRTQVAAGGVLVAELLGFFTVGEMIGRLKIVGYHGGQKADAHH, encoded by the exons ATGTCTTTCGCCCTCCTCTCACGGCGGTCCGCCCTCACCATGGGCCGCCAGATGGTCCGTTTCGAGTCCTCCGCTACACAAAAGGCCGCCGAAACTGCCAAGCAGACTGCCACCAAGGCTCAAGCTCAAGCCGCTGAGCTCTCGGCCAAGGCCCAGGAGGGTCTCTCTCGCGTCACTGCCGCTGCCGGTCCTGCTATCACCAACGCTGCGAAGAACGTCTCGGGTGCGCTGGGCAAGGTTGGCGGGCCCACTGGGCGtcttgttgcttttgttgAGA GCAAAACCCCTGCCCTCGTTTACTACACCAAGGTTGGCATCGAGGTGGCCAAGATCGTCTTCCGGGGCCAGAGCATGTCTCCTCC CTCCGTCTCTACCTTCCAGACATACTTCCAGAACCTCTGGAAGCAACTCCAGACCCCCggccccttcttctcccagcTCGCCAAgtccctcaacccccagcaAGTGCGCAACCTCTCCAGGACACAAGTCGCTGCCGGCGGCGTCCTCGTCGCCGAGCTCCTCGGTTTCTTCACCGTGGGCGAGATGATTGGCAGACTCAAGATTGTCGGGTACCACGGTGGCCAGAAGGCTGATGCTCACCACTAA
- the RPB10 gene encoding DNA-directed RNA polymerase II subunit L (COG:K; EggNog:ENOG503P6YC), producing MIIPVRCFSCGKVVGDLWEKFVVLIEDRGLADGEALDELGCKRYCCRRMVMTHVDLIEKLLKYTPDGRNSKKLSMANPGHME from the exons ATGATTATTCCAGTTCGCTGCTTCTCATGTGGCAAGGTCGTGGGTGACCTTTGGGAAAAGTTCGTTGTCTTGATCGAGGACAGAGGGCTCGCCGATGGAGAGGCCCTTGATGAGCTCGGCTGCAAGCGCTACTGCTGCCGTCGCATGGTCATGACCCACGTTGACTTGATCGAGAAGCTTCTGAA GTACACTCCCGATGgccgcaacagcaagaagCTCAGCATGGCCAATCCTGGTCACATGGAATAA